The Iamia majanohamensis genome window below encodes:
- the treY gene encoding malto-oligosyltrehalose synthase: MAEGPGGLPLLATYRVQLTPELDLVALRALVPYLRDLGISHLYLSPVLTARSGSTHGYDQVDPTTVSAALGGEEALRALAAEGMGLVLDIVPNHMGTGDENRWWSDPDLRERFFDLDPETGRWRRFFDVDDLAALRQEDGEVFATTHAKVRELLADGTVAGVRVDHPDGLADPAGYLARLDEAAPGDVWVEKILHTGEELRDWPVSGTVGYEFLNDVTALFVDPAGAEDLTALWHEVSGDPRPFVEVAAEAEREQAVTTFRPEVERLAREAAASGLDDLADVAALTDAVASLPVYRTYVVPERDEVAPADRAAVADAGIDGRLARVLLLEERGHDAFVTRFQQTTPAVTAKGVEDTAFYRYLRLLALNEVGGDPGRFGLDVDAFHAANAERARRHPRNLLETSTHDTKRSADVRARLATLAGRAGDWVEHVHRWMEVTAPLVTDQGPDDPERYLVFQTLLGAWPIDAERLEEYLRKALREAKRTTTWVDPDEQREEAVIGFATALRGHRPFLDTFLPLAAEVGAEGAEVGRAMVLLKLTCPGVPDVYQGDELEDLSLVDPDNRRPVDWDLRREALDGLRAGTPPTDDTAKLDLVRRVLALRAERPGAFAGAYRPVGAGAGTCAFTRGDDEVLVVVATRPDADGTVEVPPGPWRAVLADGPDVGGGEAVPVAHLLGGRRGALWVVGPPAPG; this comes from the coding sequence GTGGCTGAGGGGCCCGGCGGCCTGCCGCTGCTCGCGACCTACCGGGTGCAGCTCACGCCCGAGCTCGACCTGGTGGCGCTGCGCGCCCTCGTGCCCTACCTGCGCGACCTCGGCATCTCGCACCTCTACCTGTCCCCGGTGCTGACGGCCCGCTCCGGGTCGACCCACGGCTACGACCAGGTCGACCCGACCACCGTCTCCGCCGCCCTGGGGGGCGAGGAGGCGCTGCGGGCCCTGGCCGCCGAGGGCATGGGCCTGGTGCTCGACATCGTGCCCAACCACATGGGCACCGGCGACGAGAACCGCTGGTGGTCCGACCCCGACCTCCGGGAGCGCTTCTTCGACCTCGACCCCGAGACCGGGCGGTGGCGGCGGTTCTTCGACGTCGACGACCTGGCCGCCCTCCGCCAGGAGGACGGGGAGGTCTTCGCCACCACCCACGCCAAGGTGCGCGAGCTGCTGGCCGACGGCACCGTGGCCGGGGTCCGGGTCGACCACCCCGACGGCCTGGCCGACCCCGCCGGCTACCTGGCCCGCCTGGACGAGGCCGCGCCCGGCGACGTGTGGGTGGAGAAGATCCTCCACACCGGCGAGGAGCTCCGGGACTGGCCGGTGTCGGGGACGGTGGGCTACGAGTTCCTCAACGACGTCACGGCCCTGTTCGTCGACCCCGCCGGGGCGGAGGACCTCACCGCCCTGTGGCACGAGGTCTCCGGCGACCCCCGGCCGTTCGTCGAGGTGGCGGCCGAGGCCGAGCGGGAGCAGGCCGTCACCACCTTCCGCCCCGAGGTCGAGCGCCTGGCCCGGGAGGCCGCCGCCTCCGGCCTCGACGACCTGGCCGACGTCGCCGCCCTCACCGACGCGGTGGCGTCGCTGCCGGTGTACCGGACCTACGTCGTGCCCGAGCGCGACGAGGTGGCCCCGGCCGACCGCGCCGCGGTGGCCGACGCCGGCATCGACGGTCGCCTGGCGCGGGTGCTGCTGCTGGAGGAGCGGGGCCACGACGCCTTCGTCACCCGGTTCCAGCAGACCACCCCGGCGGTGACGGCCAAGGGGGTCGAGGACACCGCCTTCTACAGGTACCTGCGGCTGCTCGCCCTCAACGAGGTCGGCGGCGACCCGGGCCGGTTCGGCCTCGACGTCGACGCCTTCCACGCGGCCAACGCGGAGAGGGCACGGCGCCACCCCCGGAACCTGCTGGAGACCTCGACCCACGACACCAAGCGCTCGGCCGACGTCCGGGCCCGGCTCGCCACCCTCGCCGGCCGGGCGGGGGACTGGGTCGAGCACGTGCACCGGTGGATGGAGGTCACCGCCCCCCTCGTGACCGATCAGGGCCCCGACGACCCCGAGCGCTACCTCGTCTTCCAGACGTTGCTCGGCGCCTGGCCCATCGACGCCGAGCGCCTGGAGGAGTACCTGCGGAAGGCCCTGCGGGAGGCCAAGCGGACGACGACCTGGGTGGACCCCGACGAGCAGCGGGAGGAGGCGGTGATCGGCTTCGCCACCGCCCTGCGCGGCCACCGGCCCTTCCTCGACACCTTCCTGCCCCTGGCCGCCGAGGTGGGCGCCGAGGGGGCCGAGGTGGGCCGGGCCATGGTGCTGCTCAAGCTGACCTGCCCGGGCGTGCCCGACGTGTACCAGGGCGACGAGCTCGAGGACCTGTCCCTCGTCGACCCCGACAACCGCCGCCCGGTCGACTGGGACCTCCGCCGGGAGGCCCTCGACGGGCTGCGCGCCGGCACGCCGCCCACCGACGACACCGCCAAGCTCGACCTGGTGCGCCGGGTCCTGGCCCTGCGGGCCGAGCGCCCCGGAGCCTTCGCCGGCGCCTACCGCCCGGTGGGGGCGGGCGCCGGGACCTGCGCGTTCACCCGGGGCGACGACGAGGTCCTGGTGGTGGTGGCGACCAGGCCCGACGCCGACGGCACCGTCGAGGTGCCGCCCGGGCCGTGGCGGGCCGTCCTGGCCGACGGGCCCGACGTCGGGGGAGGGGAGGCGGTGCCCGTCGCCCACCTCCTCGGCGGTCGACGTGGGGCCCTGTGGGTGGTGGGCCCGCCGGCGCCCGGCTGA
- a CDS encoding sigma-70 family RNA polymerase sigma factor, producing the protein MTAPVSTHPRHRTRTARCDVATARRTAPVPKGGGADGAVDDVDSEVWTLHVRYQRTRATEDLAALVEEYRAYAASLARRLYREGVPLEDLRQVAMEALVMALQRFDCERGIPFCGFATPTILGALKRHYRDQGWSVRIPRSLQDLAVPARDAADRLAADLGRTPRPQEVADEMGVDLDTLRQVDAATHARRTSSLDAPPREGSAPTEVGTIDRDLDLMEDLTAVTEAIHVLDDRSRQVLSLYFFEELTQTEIAERFGVSQMQVSRWIRSALDRLRSHLVAG; encoded by the coding sequence ATGACAGCACCGGTCTCCACCCACCCCCGCCACCGCACCCGCACCGCCCGCTGCGACGTCGCCACCGCCCGCCGTACCGCCCCCGTGCCCAAGGGCGGCGGCGCCGACGGTGCGGTCGACGACGTCGACAGCGAGGTCTGGACCCTCCACGTGCGCTACCAGCGCACCCGGGCCACCGAGGACCTCGCCGCCCTGGTCGAGGAGTACCGGGCCTACGCCGCCTCCCTCGCCCGCCGCCTCTACCGCGAGGGGGTGCCCCTGGAGGACCTCCGCCAGGTCGCCATGGAGGCGCTGGTCATGGCCCTCCAGCGCTTCGACTGCGAGCGCGGCATCCCCTTCTGCGGCTTCGCCACCCCCACCATCCTCGGGGCGCTCAAGCGCCACTACCGCGACCAGGGCTGGTCGGTCCGCATCCCCCGGTCCCTGCAGGACCTGGCGGTGCCGGCCCGCGACGCCGCCGACCGCCTGGCCGCCGACCTGGGGCGCACGCCGCGACCCCAGGAGGTCGCCGACGAGATGGGCGTCGACCTCGACACCCTGCGCCAGGTCGACGCGGCCACCCACGCCCGGCGCACCTCGTCGCTCGATGCCCCGCCCCGCGAGGGCTCGGCCCCGACCGAGGTGGGCACCATCGACCGCGACCTCGACCTGATGGAGGACCTGACGGCGGTCACCGAGGCCATCCACGTCCTCGACGACCGCAGCCGCCAGGTGCTCTCGCTCTACTTCTTCGAGGAGCTCACCCAGACCGAGATCGCCGAGCGGTTCGGCGTGAGCCAGATGCAGGTCTCGCGCTGGATCCGCAGCGCCCTCGACCGGCTGCGCTCCCACCTCGTGGCCGGCTAG
- a CDS encoding zinc-dependent alcohol dehydrogenase, with translation MRAVTWQGFHDVRVEEVPDPAIEEPTDAVLRITSSGLCGSDLHLYEVLGAFMAEGDVLGHEPMGVVEAVGADVTGLSVGDRVVVPFQIACGHCFMCDRGLQTQCETTQVRDQGMGAALFGYTELYGQVPGAQAEYLRVPHADYGPIKVPDGPADDRFLFLSDVLPTAWQAVAYAEVGPGDTLAVLGQGPIGSMAARIARHQGVETVIVIDPETDRLGRAAEWGAAPLPWEDHDQVVSSVREMTDGRGPDAVIDAVGMEAHGSSVAEAAQKATALLPDAVAKKLMTTGGVDRLAAVSAAIAMVRRGGTISLSGVYGGAADPLPLMTMFDKQVTVRMGQANVRRWSDAILPLLEGDDDPLGVDDFATHHLTLDEAPEAYARFQDKEPGVHKVVFRP, from the coding sequence GTGAGGGCCGTCACCTGGCAGGGCTTCCACGACGTCCGGGTCGAGGAGGTCCCCGACCCGGCGATCGAGGAGCCGACCGACGCCGTCCTCCGCATCACCTCGAGCGGCCTGTGCGGGTCCGACCTCCACCTCTACGAGGTCCTGGGCGCGTTCATGGCCGAGGGCGACGTCCTCGGCCACGAGCCCATGGGGGTGGTGGAGGCGGTGGGCGCAGACGTGACCGGGCTCTCCGTGGGCGACCGGGTGGTCGTGCCCTTCCAGATCGCCTGCGGCCACTGCTTCATGTGCGACCGGGGCCTCCAGACCCAGTGCGAGACCACCCAGGTCCGCGACCAGGGGATGGGCGCCGCCTTGTTCGGCTACACCGAGCTCTACGGCCAGGTGCCGGGCGCCCAGGCCGAGTACCTGCGGGTGCCCCACGCCGACTACGGGCCCATCAAGGTGCCCGACGGCCCCGCCGACGACCGCTTCCTGTTCCTCTCCGACGTGCTGCCCACCGCGTGGCAGGCGGTGGCCTACGCGGAGGTCGGCCCCGGCGACACCCTCGCGGTCCTCGGTCAGGGACCCATCGGGTCCATGGCTGCCCGCATCGCCCGCCACCAGGGCGTGGAGACCGTCATCGTCATCGACCCCGAGACCGATCGGTTGGGGCGCGCTGCGGAGTGGGGCGCCGCCCCCCTGCCCTGGGAGGACCACGACCAGGTCGTGTCCTCGGTGCGGGAGATGACCGACGGGCGGGGCCCCGACGCCGTCATCGACGCGGTGGGCATGGAGGCCCACGGCTCCTCGGTGGCCGAGGCGGCCCAGAAGGCCACCGCCCTGCTCCCCGACGCCGTGGCCAAGAAGCTCATGACCACCGGCGGGGTCGACCGCCTGGCCGCGGTGAGCGCCGCCATCGCCATGGTGCGCCGGGGCGGGACCATCTCGCTGAGCGGCGTCTACGGCGGGGCGGCCGACCCGCTCCCGCTGATGACGATGTTCGACAAGCAGGTCACCGTGCGCATGGGCCAGGCCAACGTCCGCCGCTGGTCCGACGCCATCCTCCCGCTGCTCGAGGGGGACGACGACCCGCTGGGCGTCGACGACTTCGCCACCCACCACCTGACCCTCGACGAGGCCCCGGAGGCCTACGCCCGCTTCCAGGACAAGGAGCCCGGCGTCCACAAGGTCGTGTTCCGGCCGTAG
- a CDS encoding ParB N-terminal domain-containing protein, giving the protein MSNDWDHTIDGARQAAAQDQLHTWVGDFLASPGSDNADLAEQLGEASLWWLGPVEVPLDQLHRLAGPAGHPVVEPVEDSGWRDDVEELAARIEAGGEQVAPVIATFRDGQLSLEDGNHRVEALRRAGLPRAWTVVGFDGPGARDRFVDRSDPDGTAAR; this is encoded by the coding sequence GTGAGCAACGACTGGGACCACACCATCGACGGCGCCCGCCAGGCCGCCGCGCAGGACCAGCTCCACACCTGGGTCGGCGACTTCCTCGCCAGCCCGGGGAGCGACAACGCCGACCTGGCCGAGCAGCTGGGCGAGGCGTCGCTCTGGTGGCTGGGGCCCGTCGAGGTGCCCCTCGACCAGCTGCACCGCCTGGCCGGGCCGGCGGGCCACCCGGTGGTCGAGCCCGTGGAGGACTCGGGCTGGCGCGACGACGTCGAGGAGCTGGCGGCCCGCATCGAGGCCGGGGGCGAACAGGTGGCCCCGGTGATCGCCACCTTCCGGGACGGACAGCTCTCGCTGGAGGACGGCAACCACCGCGTCGAGGCGCTCCGGCGCGCCGGGCTGCCCCGGGCCTGGACGGTCGTCGGGTTCGACGGCCCGGGGGCGCGTGACCGCTTTGTGGATCGCAGCGACCCCGACGGCACGGCCGCCCGGTAG
- a CDS encoding histidine phosphatase family protein → MRLVLVRHGDAHAGFHGPIAGPVGCGGLTPLGRAQAAALRDHLSATGRIEADTLVASILPRAIETAEIIAPGLGLDVAGYDCDLCEVHTGEADGVDWADYNARYGSFDMEAEPDRVFAPGGDSWNGFHERVARTLRRLAAEHEDETVVAVCHAGVIMASMRVLLGISDPATSAHLRPTNTGLTEWDHDPFADRWLLRTYDEADHVRGIIAPEG, encoded by the coding sequence ATGCGACTGGTCCTCGTTCGCCACGGCGACGCCCATGCCGGTTTCCACGGGCCCATCGCCGGTCCGGTGGGGTGCGGTGGGCTGACCCCCCTGGGTCGGGCCCAGGCCGCCGCCCTGCGGGACCACCTGAGTGCCACTGGGCGCATCGAGGCCGACACCCTCGTCGCGAGCATCTTGCCCCGGGCCATCGAGACGGCCGAGATCATCGCCCCGGGCCTGGGCCTCGACGTGGCCGGCTACGACTGCGACCTCTGCGAGGTCCACACCGGTGAGGCCGACGGTGTCGACTGGGCGGACTACAACGCGCGCTACGGCTCCTTCGACATGGAGGCGGAGCCCGACCGCGTGTTCGCTCCCGGCGGTGACAGCTGGAACGGCTTCCACGAGCGCGTGGCCCGCACCCTCCGGCGTCTGGCCGCCGAGCACGAGGACGAGACGGTCGTGGCCGTGTGCCACGCCGGGGTCATCATGGCCTCGATGCGGGTCTTGCTGGGCATCTCCGATCCGGCGACGAGCGCCCACCTCCGTCCGACCAACACCGGGCTCACGGAGTGGGACCACGACCCCTTCGCCGATCGCTGGCTGCTCCGCACCTACGACGAGGCCGACCACGTGCGCGGCATCATCGCCCCGGAGGGGTGA
- a CDS encoding response regulator transcription factor — protein MSTANGHGDAVRVVVIDDYEIVVQGTAALLAPHADRVRIVERNDHGTPLEHTDVALLECFALTGFEDRVREVREHPLVDRVALYTWGNDPTQIEASLAAGASGFLSKGLTGDALARSLVKINDGERVVATHELGRGATQADERAEAGKRWPGRDFGLTERESEVLALITQGLSTAAIAEALYLSSNSIKTHTRKLYRKINVGSRTQAALWGIDHGFRPDREAGSGFG, from the coding sequence ATGAGCACCGCGAACGGCCATGGCGACGCCGTCCGGGTCGTCGTCATCGACGACTACGAGATCGTGGTGCAGGGCACCGCGGCGCTGCTGGCCCCGCACGCCGACCGGGTGCGCATCGTCGAGCGCAACGACCACGGCACCCCGCTCGAGCACACCGACGTGGCCCTCCTCGAGTGCTTCGCCCTCACAGGCTTCGAGGACCGCGTGCGGGAGGTCCGCGAGCACCCCCTGGTGGACCGCGTCGCCCTCTACACCTGGGGCAACGACCCCACCCAGATCGAGGCGAGCCTGGCCGCAGGGGCCTCGGGGTTCCTCTCCAAGGGCCTCACCGGGGACGCCCTGGCCCGCTCGCTGGTCAAGATCAACGACGGCGAGCGGGTCGTCGCCACCCACGAGCTCGGCCGGGGGGCCACCCAGGCCGACGAGCGGGCCGAGGCCGGGAAGCGCTGGCCGGGCCGCGACTTCGGCCTCACCGAGCGCGAGAGCGAGGTGCTGGCCCTCATCACCCAGGGGCTCTCGACGGCCGCCATCGCCGAGGCGCTCTACCTGAGCAGCAACTCGATCAAGACCCACACCCGGAAGCTGTACCGGAAGATCAACGTCGGCAGCCGCACGCAGGCCGCGCTGTGGGGCATCGACCACGGGTTCCGGCCGGACCGCGAGGCCGGCTCCGGCTTCGGGTGA
- a CDS encoding MgtC/SapB family protein, which produces MEWSLGWDIVGRMAVAMALGALIGLEREVRDHPAGLRTHAAVALGAAVFGVISTVGFSEIAAPRSETNLQADVTRVASQVVVGIGFLGAGLIFRRGGAIRNLTTAASLWVTAAVGLASGVGDPGVAVVGTLLMVGILAALRGPQRWLLDRTGRARGRLQITVAEDGVPSDLRAAVEAEDVRVDRWRTEKHDGRVVVEARVSARTAARLDEGIGAVATAPAVHDLRLR; this is translated from the coding sequence ATGGAGTGGTCGCTCGGCTGGGACATCGTCGGGCGCATGGCCGTGGCCATGGCCCTCGGTGCCCTGATCGGCCTGGAGCGCGAGGTGCGCGACCACCCCGCCGGGCTGCGCACCCATGCCGCGGTGGCCCTCGGCGCCGCCGTCTTCGGCGTGATCTCCACCGTCGGCTTCTCCGAGATCGCCGCTCCCCGGTCCGAGACCAACCTCCAGGCCGACGTGACCCGGGTGGCGTCCCAGGTGGTCGTGGGCATCGGCTTCCTCGGGGCCGGCCTGATCTTCCGCCGGGGCGGCGCCATCAGGAACCTCACCACCGCGGCCTCACTGTGGGTGACCGCCGCCGTCGGCCTGGCCTCGGGGGTCGGCGATCCCGGCGTGGCCGTGGTCGGGACCCTCCTCATGGTCGGCATCCTGGCCGCCCTGCGCGGTCCGCAGCGCTGGTTGCTCGACCGCACCGGCCGGGCGCGGGGTCGCCTGCAGATCACCGTCGCCGAGGACGGGGTGCCGTCCGACCTGCGGGCCGCGGTCGAGGCCGAGGACGTCCGCGTCGACCGGTGGCGCACGGAGAAGCACGACGGGCGGGTGGTGGTCGAGGCCCGGGTGTCGGCCCGCACCGCAGCCCGGCTCGACGAGGGCATCGGGGCGGTGGCCACCGCCCCCGCGGTCCACGACCTGCGCCTCCGCTGA
- a CDS encoding HAD family hydrolase produces the protein MPSSPSVAVLLDVDGSLIDSNWLHTLAWHRALRRHDHEVAMYRIHPLIGMGGDRLVQELVGHGVDGAGDTHQEEYDALAGDVCVLPGARDLVRAIRDAGAQPVLATSSRPEALAPARELLDVEEHLGDVTDSGDVEDPKPSPDIFATALERAGVPPERAVAVGDTGWDMQSARAAGVPAIGLLTGGWRGPELVAEGAAEIYEDAASLTEDLALSIIGRALERA, from the coding sequence ATGCCCTCCTCCCCGTCCGTGGCCGTCCTCCTCGACGTCGACGGCTCGCTCATCGACAGCAACTGGCTCCACACCCTGGCCTGGCACCGCGCCCTCCGCCGTCACGACCACGAGGTGGCGATGTACCGCATCCACCCGCTGATCGGGATGGGCGGGGACCGCCTGGTGCAGGAGCTGGTGGGCCACGGGGTCGACGGCGCCGGCGACACCCACCAGGAGGAGTACGACGCGCTGGCCGGCGACGTGTGCGTGCTGCCCGGGGCACGGGACCTCGTGCGCGCCATCCGCGACGCCGGGGCCCAGCCGGTGCTGGCCACCTCGTCGCGGCCCGAGGCCCTGGCCCCGGCCCGGGAGCTGCTCGACGTGGAGGAGCACCTGGGCGACGTCACCGACTCGGGTGACGTCGAGGACCCGAAGCCCTCCCCCGACATCTTCGCCACCGCCCTGGAGCGGGCGGGCGTCCCGCCCGAGCGGGCCGTGGCCGTGGGCGACACCGGGTGGGACATGCAGTCCGCCCGGGCCGCCGGGGTGCCCGCCATCGGCCTGCTCACCGGCGGGTGGCGGGGCCCCGAGCTGGTGGCCGAGGGGGCGGCGGAGATCTACGAGGACGCCGCCTCGCTGACCGAGGACCTCGCCCTCAGCATCATCGGGCGGGCCCTCGAGCGGGCCTGA